The genomic region GCTCCCTGCGGACCTGTTTCACCCGGCGCCGGTCGTTTCGCCGGATGCAATCGGCGTCGCCGGCGTCAATCGGTTCTTCCGTTCGCTGCCGATGGGCGCCCGGGCCGCAAGCCGTCCGATGACATCACTGGCGCCGATTGCTCCTAAAGCGCTGACCGCCGAGCAAAGCGTCGAGATCCTGCGCGCCGAGGCGCACAGCCAGCAGGAGCGCGGCCATTTCAGCAGCGCGCTCGATACCTGGCGAGACGCCGTCTTCGTGTCCCTCACGGCGCCGACATACGCCGATGAGCGCGCTACGCGGCAGGCGGTGGAGACGCTCACCATCGTGAACGAGGCCGGCCAATTGCAGGATCTTCGCACTCGGCTGGAGCGCCAGGAAGAGTTCGCCCCCGACGATGTTGTCAGCCTGCGCGCCCTTGGGTGTCTTTACACCCTGTCCGGCGATGTCGAACAGGCGCGGACCGTCTGGAGCCAGGTGACGCAAAGCGGCATGGATATCGGGGAAGACTGGTATCAACTAGCCGGCGCCGAACTGATCGACGGCAACACCGCCGCCGCCCGCAGCGCGTACGAGAACGCGGTCCGCCCCGGCGCCCTCCCGCTCAACTCAATCCACCGCACCGTCGCCCAGCGCTGGCTGTCCGATGCCTCGCACTAATCACACAACACTGAGACACGATTGAAACACACGCGGCCTCCAAGGTGAATAACCTCGGAGGCCGTCGATGCTTTTCCGCCAGCCTTGGTGACCTGCCCCGACCTTCGGCCGACCTGCAAACCCAACCTTCGGCGCTTCGCGTACTCCCTGGCAAACCCACCCCGGCGCTTCGCGCCACCCCTCCCGCCGACGGGAAGGGTTATTCAGAGTGTGTTATCGTAGACGACTCTCGTAAGAGGCAATCCTACAAACCCTTCCCGTCGGCGGGAGGGGTGGCGCGAAGCGCCGGGGTGGGTTTGCCAGGGAGGGGGCACCTGAAGGCCAGGGGTGGGTTTACCAAGGGGCGACCGAAGCGCCGGGATGGGTTTGCAAGGCCGAACGCCGTCCTGCTATTTGATCTTCATCAGCACTTTTCCGCCGCTTCTACTGTGCGTGACGTGATTGTAAGCGTCCGCCGCTTCTTCGAGCGAAAATGTCGCGCCGATCCGGGGGGCGTGCAGGGCGCCGATTTCGAAGCCGGGGGCCAGGTCGTCGAGGATGTGCGCGCAGTCGGCGGCGTTCAGGCTGAGCGTGTTGACGCCGATCAGGCGCAGCTCGCGTCGGTAGAACGACAGTAAGTCGATCGGGACATGGCGATCGGGAGTGGCGATCACGGCGACGCGGCCCTTGTGCGCCATGGCGGCCAGCGTGGCGTCGAGCTGCGCGCCGCCGGCTGTGTCCAGCGCCACCTGCGCTCCTTGGCCGTCGGTGATCTCCTTGACGGACGCCGCGAAGGTGATGGGATCCTCCGTGAAAACGACGTGCTTGGCGCCCAGCGCGCGCGCCTCCGCTTCCCGGCTGGCGTCGCGCACGGCGGCGATCACATGCGCGCCGCGCCAGGCGGCGATCTGGACGGCGGCGCTGCCGACCGCGCCGGTTGCGCCGACCACGAGCACGGTTTGCCGGTTGATGAATCCGGCGCCATCCACGAGCGCCGCCCAGGCGGTGATGTAACCAACCCCGACACAGGCCGCTTCATCCAGGGACAATGTGCTGGGCTTGACGCGCACGCCGCCGCGCGGCAGCAGAAGGCATTCGGCGTGGGCGCCGTCGCGCGTGAAGCCCAATTCGCCGCCGGTGCCCCAGACATGCGTCCCCACCATCGGCGCCGGCCCTTCGACCACGACGCCCGAGAAATCGCGCCCCGGCGTGCGCGGCGTCGTGGTGTGCGGCATCTTGCCCGAGACGTTTTTCACGTCGCTGGGATTGACCGCCGAGGCGTGGACCTGCACGACGACTTCATCGTGTCCGGCCTGCGGCCTGGGGATCTGCGCGAGCTGGAGCACGGAGGGATCTCCAAAGGTCTCAAAGCGCAATGCGCGCATGGCGATGTCTTCTGTGCTCATCGAAAGTGCTCCTCGGTAATCGTTGACCGTCCATCTTGAAATGTCCAATGGAATCCCGGCGGCGTTCGTTCCTGCGGCCAGGTACAATGACGTGGCCGGAGGCGCTATGAGAATTTTTCGAACGATTTGGACGACGGTTAACTCCGTTTCGCTGTTGTGCGCGCTTCTTCCTGCGCTGTCCGCCGCCGGCGCCCCGCAAATGGTGACGGTCACGGTCGCGGCGAAGCCGTCAAACACCGTTGCCCCGCGCGCGGCGTTCGGCGCGGCGCTGGACGGTTATGAAAAAGGCGATGTCGCCAAGATCTACACGCCGGCCAATATCAAGGCGATCAACACGGCGGGATTTGGCGAGATCTCCTATCGCCTGCGGACGGAGCTGGGCGTCGAGGCCTGGCATTGGAACCCGCAGGGGACATGGAGCGCCGGACATTCCGGATACTGGACATCGGACTCGAAGGCCGGACCGCCGATTGGGGTCTGCAACGGATACCGCCTGCCGAGGCGCGGCAGCACCTACGATCAGGCAAACAAAGACGGCTACTCGCGGATCGACGACGGCGACGAGACGACCTTCTGGAAGAGCAATCCCTACCTCGCGCGCCCCTACGCATCGGAGGATCATCCGCAGTGGCTGGTGGTCATCTTAGATCGCGCGCGCCCGGTCGATTCCCTGCGTATCCTCTGGGGAGCGCTCTATCCCCGACGCTATCAGGTCGAATACTGGGACGATCCAGACAACCCCGACGCCTCCGGGATCGACAATACCTATAGCCACAGCGGCGTTTGGCGTTCCTTCCCCAAAGGCGTCGTGACCGGAGCCGCCGGCGGGGACGTTCGGCTTATGCTGGCGGGCCACCCTATCTCCTGCCGCTTCGTGCGTATTCGCATGGAGGACAGCGCCGGCGGATCGGGCGTCGCCGGCGATCCGCGCGACCGTCTGGGATTCTCCGTGCGCGAGCTGTCCGTCGGATGCGCGAACCGCGATGGCAAATTCCAGGACTGGGTGCGTCACGCCAGGGACAGCGCGCGCCAGACCGTGATCTACGCCTCATCCACCGATCCCTGGCATCGCGGCGTGGACCGCGACCAGAACGTCGAGCAGCCCGGTTTCGATACGATCTACCGCAGCGGCCTCACGCGCGGCCTGCCCGTGATGGTTCCGGTTGGCCTCGCCTACGATACTCCCGAGAACTCCGTCGCCGAGATCCGCTGGCTGCGCGCGCGCGGGTATAAAATCTCGCGCGTGGAGATGGGGGAGGAGCCGGACGGCCAGTATATGACTCCCGAAGATTACGGCGCGCTTTATGTCCAGTGGGCGGCGGCGCTGCACCGGGAGGACCCGTCGCTGATCCTGGGCGGTCCCTGTTTCCAGACCGTCTCCGAGGAAGTCCCCGCATGGCCGGACGCCGGCGCGCCCAGCCGTTCCTGGACACGCCGTTTCCTTACGTATCTGCGCGCCCACGGCGCCGCGCGGGAGCTTGGCTTCTTCAGCGTCGAGTGCTACCCCTACGACGCGATGTGCGTTCCCCCCGCTCCGCAGCTCGCGGCGCTGCCCAAGCTGCTGAGCGACGCCATGGAGCGCTGGCGCCGCGCCGGCATTCCCACGGATATTCCCTGGTTTATCACCGAATACGGCTACTCCGCCTACGCCGGCCAGCCAGAAGTGGACTTGCCCGGAGCGCTGCTGAACGCCGAACTCGTCGCGTACTTCGTGACCCATGGCGGCGCCGGCGCTTATTTCTATGGTTGCGAGCCGAACACGCT from Capsulimonas corticalis harbors:
- a CDS encoding discoidin domain-containing protein, whose translation is MRIFRTIWTTVNSVSLLCALLPALSAAGAPQMVTVTVAAKPSNTVAPRAAFGAALDGYEKGDVAKIYTPANIKAINTAGFGEISYRLRTELGVEAWHWNPQGTWSAGHSGYWTSDSKAGPPIGVCNGYRLPRRGSTYDQANKDGYSRIDDGDETTFWKSNPYLARPYASEDHPQWLVVILDRARPVDSLRILWGALYPRRYQVEYWDDPDNPDASGIDNTYSHSGVWRSFPKGVVTGAAGGDVRLMLAGHPISCRFVRIRMEDSAGGSGVAGDPRDRLGFSVRELSVGCANRDGKFQDWVRHARDSARQTVIYASSTDPWHRGVDRDQNVEQPGFDTIYRSGLTRGLPVMVPVGLAYDTPENSVAEIRWLRARGYKISRVEMGEEPDGQYMTPEDYGALYVQWAAALHREDPSLILGGPCFQTVSEEVPAWPDAGAPSRSWTRRFLTYLRAHGAARELGFFSVECYPYDAMCVPPAPQLAALPKLLSDAMERWRRAGIPTDIPWFITEYGYSAYAGQPEVDLPGALLNAELVAYFVTHGGAGAYFYGCEPNTLIKELDQCNTWGNLSLFQSDDDRHIQSPFAAYYGAKLLTQEWSQPGAKSLELYPAICTVAGSRAPSPVTAYAARRPDGRWSLLLLNKDPKRSYRVQVGFQSSQRLSGPVTLLQYGPSQYRWHPADDHGYASPNRPPLRTIISANTGVTLPPYSLTVERGIVR
- a CDS encoding quinone oxidoreductase family protein, yielding MSTEDIAMRALRFETFGDPSVLQLAQIPRPQAGHDEVVVQVHASAVNPSDVKNVSGKMPHTTTPRTPGRDFSGVVVEGPAPMVGTHVWGTGGELGFTRDGAHAECLLLPRGGVRVKPSTLSLDEAACVGVGYITAWAALVDGAGFINRQTVLVVGATGAVGSAAVQIAAWRGAHVIAAVRDASREAEARALGAKHVVFTEDPITFAASVKEITDGQGAQVALDTAGGAQLDATLAAMAHKGRVAVIATPDRHVPIDLLSFYRRELRLIGVNTLSLNAADCAHILDDLAPGFEIGALHAPRIGATFSLEEAADAYNHVTHSRSGGKVLMKIK